From Macaca fascicularis isolate 582-1 chromosome 14, T2T-MFA8v1.1, a single genomic window includes:
- the LOC102137392 gene encoding olfactory receptor 51I2-like, protein MFSSSQFTPEYFLLTGFPGLEEQYPWFIFLFCSIYLVALMGNSLILTVIKKNISLHQPMYLFLAMLAFAELGVSASTLPTVLGIFLFSAKKICFEACLLQMFSIHLFSIMESGVLLAMSVDRFVAIYNPLQYTAILTLPRIAGTGATLGLKSVMLMFPLPFLLKRLLFCGNITLSHSYCLHSDLIQLPCGATRPNSILGLCIITSTFGLDSRLLTISYVLILYTVLGITSGEGQWKALNTCVSHICAVLVYYVPMISVALVHCFLKHTAPAVCLLLANVYFWYHLCSTP, encoded by the coding sequence ATGTTCAGCAGCAGTCAATTCACCCCAGAATATTTTCTGCTGACTGGTTTCCCTGGTCTGGAGGAACAGTATCCCTGGTTCatctttttattctgttccatatATCTTGTGGCCCTCATGGGCAACAGCCTGATCCTGACTGTGATCAAGAAAAACATCTCTCTGCACCAGCCAATGTACTTGTTCCTAGCTATGCTGGCCTTTGCAGAGCTTGGTGTCTCTGCCTCTACACTGCCCACTGTGCTGGGCATCTTCCTTTTTAGTGCCAAAAAGATCTGCTTTGAAGCCTGCCTTTTGCAGATGTTCTCCATACATTTGTTTTCCATCATGGAGTCAGGAGTTCTGCTGGCCATGTCTGTGGACCGCTTTGTGGCCATCTACAACCCACTGCAGTACACTGCTATCCTGACCTTGCCCCGTATTGCTGGTACTGGTGCTACCCTTGGACTGAAGAGTGTGATGCTCATGTTCCCACTGCCCTTTCTCCTGAAGCGTCTGCTCTTCTGTGGCAACATCACCCTCTCTCACTCCTATTGTCTGCACTCAGATTTAATTCAGCTGCCCTGTGGGGCCACTCGTCCCAACAGCATTCTGGGGCTCTGTATCATCACTTCCACTTTTGGACTGGACTCACGGCTCCTCACAATCTCCTATGTGCTGATTCTCTACACGGTGCTGGGCATTACTTCTGGAGAGGGGCAGTGGAAAGCCCTCAACACATGTGTATCACACATCTGTGCAGTCCTTGTGTATTATGTGCCCATGATCAGTGTGGCTCTGGTACACTGCTTCCTGAAGCATACTGCACCTGCTGTTTGCCTCCTCCTGGCCAATGTCTACTTCTGGTACCACCTGTGCTCAACCCCATAA